From Marivirga harenae, one genomic window encodes:
- a CDS encoding FG-GAP-like repeat-containing protein yields the protein MIKITHCKFLVLFFLICTSTILKAQEFNEDINFNIPNANYIDLGDYDNDNDLDLLVAHEDSGIENLSIYKNINGTFQLSHTLLENVRVQAIWGDFNNDDKLDILASGFEWDTFENFICILNISETAVDTAFYTNDYNVSNPSLSCIDFNNDGFLDFLITGEDTDLSGEIYTRLYKNNGDNTFTNLANHGITPTGQASMDWADFNNDGYYDLLIAGFAEDFSTENVTDVLINNGNETFSKLGGDFYKVFNGTSKWIDINNDGDLDIISTGGGNDGYRMSIYLNNEGVFINSTLAADYNFPNVTENFPAGISLVDYDNDGDQDIFISGRGGGSTNPIAVTKLFQNTGSDFIEVENIGIEQQYLDFTIFADLNNDGDKDLVSLNRFTKPIIYENSRGNNIYTNNTKPLPPTNFEYERSVTSALFSWNAGSDNQSNNETLDYSLYVSDNSLSQNLISPTASINSGFRKIFKTGNTIDRSRKLELNSEGNIYWGVQSIDGAFIGSNFSTEQSFYFIKGTFPTLKVLNEPLRVEIEWIDNSNIENSYQLYKSTNSSNLELFKTLNANATFHIDSVVSPESSYNYKLTAKNDIEESVGIVNEVILLDRPIKFNYSSQDSTFSWEDKSSFEHGYVIQQSIDSSKNFISFDSIAANSTNYQIKSSLNEGLYNFRIHAFNQYGRSNLSDTLAIPFIKSPSNLQAAISFNPNSFNLSWMNNSEIAESTIVSQSSNGSDFEILDSLDSYINQYIITEGIESEKIYTFKLEALKDSSRSQEIIVEKIILNRPEGLKYEKQGDNIVFSWDDKSSFEESYTIELLKDSSNNFISLDSIGSNETTTLINNSLLTEGTYKFRLHAFSEIGRSNYSDTLIFEKINAPSNLQIEISYQPNIINLTWTNNSEIAKYTVISRSDNSEDFIIIDSVDISADQFIIEEPTLNQAPVSFRLHAITDLSRSQYIFSDGIITSNSNVNNEIIKIFPNPVQDYLHIQNNEADQELSVFVRDFSGKTLFHKIIPAGTSSKIDVKNLNPSIYILALKDHQNKWKRFKIVKK from the coding sequence ATGATAAAGATCACCCATTGTAAATTTCTAGTTCTATTTTTTCTAATATGTACTTCAACAATACTCAAAGCCCAAGAATTTAATGAAGATATAAATTTCAACATTCCAAATGCAAATTATATAGATCTTGGTGATTATGACAATGATAACGACCTTGACCTATTAGTAGCTCATGAAGATTCGGGAATTGAAAATCTATCTATCTATAAAAATATAAATGGAACCTTTCAATTAAGTCATACTTTACTTGAAAATGTAAGAGTTCAAGCGATTTGGGGAGATTTTAATAATGATGATAAGTTAGATATTCTTGCCAGCGGTTTTGAGTGGGATACATTTGAGAATTTTATCTGTATATTAAATATAAGCGAAACAGCCGTTGATACAGCTTTCTATACAAACGATTACAATGTTTCTAATCCAAGTTTATCTTGTATAGATTTTAATAACGATGGTTTTCTTGACTTTTTAATTACGGGTGAAGATACTGATCTTTCAGGAGAAATTTACACTCGCTTATATAAGAATAACGGTGATAATACCTTCACTAATTTAGCAAATCACGGAATTACACCTACAGGGCAGGCAAGCATGGACTGGGCTGATTTTAATAATGACGGTTATTATGACCTTCTAATTGCTGGTTTTGCGGAGGATTTTTCAACTGAAAACGTGACTGATGTACTAATTAATAATGGTAACGAAACATTTTCCAAACTTGGAGGTGATTTCTATAAAGTATTCAATGGAACATCTAAATGGATAGACATAAACAATGATGGGGATTTAGATATTATATCTACAGGTGGTGGAAATGATGGGTATAGGATGAGTATCTACCTAAATAATGAAGGGGTATTTATAAATAGTACATTAGCTGCCGATTATAATTTCCCAAATGTTACAGAAAACTTCCCCGCAGGAATATCATTGGTAGATTATGACAATGATGGAGACCAAGATATCTTTATAAGTGGTAGAGGTGGTGGATCCACAAATCCAATTGCAGTAACTAAGCTTTTTCAGAATACAGGTTCTGATTTTATTGAGGTAGAAAATATAGGGATAGAACAGCAATACCTTGACTTTACAATTTTTGCTGATCTTAATAATGATGGAGATAAAGACTTAGTATCTCTCAATCGGTTTACGAAACCCATTATTTATGAAAATTCGAGAGGTAATAACATATACACAAATAATACAAAACCTCTTCCTCCTACTAATTTTGAATATGAACGCTCAGTTACCTCAGCATTATTTTCATGGAATGCTGGAAGTGACAACCAAAGCAATAACGAAACTTTAGATTACAGCCTATACGTTAGTGATAATTCTTTAAGTCAGAATTTAATTTCACCAACTGCCAGTATAAATAGCGGTTTTAGGAAAATATTCAAGACAGGTAACACAATTGACCGATCTAGAAAATTAGAATTAAATAGTGAAGGAAATATTTATTGGGGAGTTCAAAGTATTGATGGAGCATTTATTGGCTCCAACTTTTCTACAGAGCAATCTTTCTATTTTATTAAAGGAACATTTCCCACGCTAAAAGTATTAAATGAGCCCTTAAGAGTAGAGATTGAGTGGATAGATAATTCTAATATTGAAAATTCCTATCAATTATATAAGTCTACTAATTCTAGTAACTTGGAATTATTTAAAACCCTTAACGCTAATGCTACATTTCATATTGATTCTGTTGTATCACCAGAGAGCTCTTATAATTATAAATTAACTGCCAAAAATGATATCGAAGAGTCGGTAGGTATTGTAAATGAAGTAATTTTACTAGACCGTCCAATCAAATTTAACTATTCCAGTCAAGATTCAACATTTAGTTGGGAAGATAAATCCTCATTTGAACACGGTTATGTTATTCAACAAAGTATTGATTCCAGTAAAAACTTCATTTCATTTGATTCTATAGCTGCTAACTCCACTAATTACCAAATAAAAAGCTCATTAAATGAAGGACTCTACAATTTCAGAATACATGCATTCAATCAATACGGTAGAAGTAATCTTTCTGACACGCTAGCAATTCCATTCATTAAATCTCCCTCAAATCTCCAAGCAGCTATTTCTTTTAATCCTAATTCATTTAATCTTTCTTGGATGAACAATTCCGAGATAGCTGAAAGCACCATTGTGAGTCAAAGTAGTAATGGTAGTGATTTTGAGATCCTTGATTCATTAGATAGTTATATAAACCAGTACATTATTACTGAAGGAATAGAATCTGAAAAAATTTACACCTTCAAACTTGAAGCGTTAAAAGATTCATCTAGATCACAGGAAATAATTGTGGAGAAAATAATTTTAAATCGTCCTGAGGGACTTAAATATGAAAAACAGGGGGACAATATCGTATTCTCTTGGGATGATAAATCCTCATTTGAAGAGAGTTATACAATTGAACTATTGAAAGACTCTTCAAATAACTTTATTTCCTTAGATTCTATTGGTAGCAATGAAACAACAACTTTAATAAACAATAGCCTCTTAACTGAGGGCACTTATAAATTTAGACTTCATGCTTTTAGCGAAATAGGGAGAAGTAATTATTCTGACACTCTCATTTTTGAGAAAATTAACGCACCCTCTAATCTACAGATAGAAATATCCTATCAACCTAATATAATAAATTTAACCTGGACTAATAATTCAGAAATAGCGAAATATACAGTTATTAGTAGAAGCGATAATTCTGAAGATTTCATTATAATAGACTCTGTAGATATTAGTGCAGATCAGTTTATCATTGAAGAACCAACTTTAAATCAAGCTCCAGTGTCATTTAGATTACATGCAATTACGGATTTATCACGTTCTCAATACATCTTTTCTGACGGAATTATTACTTCTAATAGTAATGTTAACAACGAAATTATTAAGATATTTCCCAATCCAGTACAAGATTATTTACATATCCAAAACAATGAAGCGGATCAAGAACTATCAGTCTTTGTAAGAGATTTTTCTGGAAAGACATTATTTCACAAGATAATTCCTGCAGGAACAAGTAGTAAAATTGATGTGAAAAACCTAAACCCGAGCATATACATTCTTGCATTGAAGGATCATCAAAATAAGTGGAAAAGGTTTAAAATAGTAAAGAAATAA
- a CDS encoding tyrosine-type recombinase/integrase has product MAHIGLHLQCDLLELDEELILDYLHMLKSKRKTPFDIFFKHTVYGLRYLYRIFDRTESRVILPSIERQKALPVVLSQQEVRLLLKTPKLLKHRLMMALLYGWGLRNYELCNLKLVHLDLERAQPHIQQGKGRKDRYVPVCDLLIRGVKTYLQAEKPVEYLFNGQADKEGGFTGISTRGVQWVMRQARQHSGIKKQITAHTLRHSYATHLLEMGTDIITLKDLLGHGHIETTLIYLHVARVSRALPFSPLEKLYPQ; this is encoded by the coding sequence TTGGCACATATAGGTCTGCACCTGCAATGTGATCTTCTGGAACTCGATGAAGAGCTAATATTGGATTACCTGCACATGTTGAAGTCTAAAAGGAAGACGCCTTTTGACATCTTTTTCAAGCATACCGTCTACGGGCTCCGCTACCTCTACAGAATATTTGACCGAACAGAAAGCAGGGTCATATTGCCATCCATTGAAAGGCAGAAGGCCTTGCCCGTGGTGTTGAGCCAGCAGGAAGTGCGCTTGCTTTTAAAGACTCCAAAACTGCTCAAGCACAGGTTAATGATGGCATTATTATATGGGTGGGGTTTAAGGAATTATGAGCTGTGCAATCTTAAATTAGTTCACCTAGACTTGGAAAGGGCACAGCCTCATATTCAACAAGGAAAAGGAAGAAAAGACCGCTATGTGCCAGTTTGCGACTTGCTGATCCGAGGCGTTAAAACCTACCTGCAAGCTGAAAAACCAGTGGAATATCTTTTTAATGGACAGGCTGATAAAGAAGGAGGCTTTACAGGAATTTCAACCAGAGGAGTTCAATGGGTCATGCGACAGGCTCGCCAACATTCAGGCATCAAAAAGCAAATTACCGCCCATACTCTTCGTCACAGCTACGCCACTCATTTGCTGGAAATGGGCACCGATATCATCACGCTCAAGGATTTGCTGGGTCATGGACACATTGAGACTACATTGATTTACCTGCATGTGGCAAGAGTAAGCAGGGCTTTGCCTTTTTCCCCTTTGGAAAAACTCTATCCGCAATGA
- a CDS encoding nuclear transport factor 2 family protein: protein MTKIISNLNCGNSPKMGFLMDFNIAFAKGDLEFIADSVTDEIVWNIIGNKKIEGKQKFAEELEKMKSTKVAELVLNQILSHGKQGAVNGTMKLQKGKEYAFSDFYIFQGAKVAKLKSITSYIIEI from the coding sequence ATGACAAAAATTATTTCAAACCTTAATTGTGGAAACTCACCTAAAATGGGGTTTCTAATGGACTTCAATATTGCTTTTGCAAAGGGAGACTTGGAATTTATTGCCGATAGCGTAACGGATGAAATTGTTTGGAATATAATTGGCAATAAAAAAATTGAAGGGAAGCAAAAATTCGCAGAGGAGTTGGAAAAAATGAAATCGACAAAAGTTGCGGAATTAGTTCTCAACCAAATTTTATCGCACGGAAAGCAAGGGGCTGTAAATGGAACTATGAAATTACAGAAAGGAAAAGAATATGCATTTTCGGATTTTTATATTTTCCAAGGAGCAAAAGTTGCGAAATTAAAATCGATAACATCATACATAATCGAGATTTAA
- a CDS encoding DUF6920 family protein translates to MAPKAVRFLALKNTKKTMRIALVILIGIHGIIHLFGFLKAFGISEFNEISQAISKTFGIFWFLTFLLLAITIVLFLNHSSYWWLSGFLAVIISQVLIFNFWSDAKFGTAANVIILLATILGYSSFNFKHKVNQERISLFENAEIQSQEIVTEKALADLPLIVQKWLTKSGIIGKKFISNVHLVQELQLKLKPEQANWNNGTAEQYFTVQPPAFNWNINAEMNSILRVVGRDEFVDGEGEMIIRLLSLIPVATAKNDEKINQASLQRYLAEIVWFPSASLSQYIKWETIDDYSARATMEYKGTKGSGEFHFDRNGNFEKFVAMRYQDINDANPTEWSVRATKIEEKNGIKIPVECEASWKVENARWTWLKLKITDIQYNVKEMPVGNSVYKKYGKQHH, encoded by the coding sequence ATGGCTCCAAAAGCTGTACGTTTCTTAGCCTTAAAGAATACAAAGAAAACAATGCGAATAGCTTTAGTCATATTAATTGGGATACACGGAATTATCCATTTATTCGGATTCCTGAAAGCATTCGGAATATCTGAATTTAACGAGATTTCACAAGCGATTTCAAAAACTTTCGGAATATTTTGGTTCTTGACTTTTCTACTTTTGGCTATTACAATCGTTTTATTTCTTAATCATTCTAGTTATTGGTGGTTAAGCGGGTTTTTAGCTGTAATAATTTCGCAAGTGTTGATTTTCAACTTTTGGTCTGACGCAAAATTTGGGACAGCAGCAAACGTAATTATTCTATTAGCTACAATTCTCGGATACTCAAGTTTTAATTTTAAGCATAAAGTCAACCAAGAAAGAATAAGTCTGTTTGAAAATGCGGAAATCCAAAGCCAAGAAATCGTCACCGAAAAAGCACTTGCTGATTTACCACTAATTGTTCAAAAATGGTTGACTAAGAGCGGAATAATTGGTAAAAAATTCATTTCCAATGTGCATTTAGTTCAAGAACTGCAGCTCAAATTGAAACCTGAACAAGCAAATTGGAATAATGGTACGGCAGAACAATATTTTACTGTTCAACCACCAGCCTTCAATTGGAATATCAATGCTGAAATGAACTCGATATTGAGGGTAGTGGGTAGAGACGAATTTGTAGATGGTGAAGGCGAAATGATAATCAGACTTCTTTCACTCATTCCAGTTGCAACTGCAAAAAATGACGAAAAGATAAATCAAGCAAGCTTGCAAAGATATTTGGCAGAAATCGTTTGGTTTCCTTCAGCGTCTTTGAGTCAATATATAAAATGGGAGACTATAGATGACTATTCTGCAAGAGCAACGATGGAATATAAAGGAACTAAAGGTTCAGGCGAATTTCATTTTGACAGAAACGGAAATTTTGAAAAATTCGTGGCCATGCGTTATCAAGATATTAATGATGCCAACCCTACGGAATGGAGCGTAAGAGCCACCAAAATTGAAGAAAAAAATGGAATAAAAATACCAGTAGAATGTGAAGCATCTTGGAAAGTGGAGAATGCTAGATGGACTTGGTTAAAATTAAAAATTACAGACATTCAATATAACGTGAAGGAAATGCCGGTGGGCAACTCCGTATATAAAAAATACGGCAAACAGCATCACTAA
- a CDS encoding glyoxalase/bleomycin resistance/extradiol dioxygenase family protein produces MKTEFIEISPVLPSQDIDRDVDWYEKKVGFKCLHKDHMYAVLRRENLWFHLQWHADTEDDPLLGGSVMKVFVRNVIPIFEELLERGTIKREKLRLKTAWNTSEFGLYDLNNNAIFFVEDL; encoded by the coding sequence ATGAAAACCGAGTTCATAGAAATATCACCAGTTCTGCCTAGTCAAGATATTGACAGGGACGTAGATTGGTATGAAAAAAAAGTTGGATTCAAATGTCTTCACAAGGACCATATGTACGCTGTTTTGAGGAGAGAAAACCTTTGGTTTCACCTACAGTGGCATGCAGATACTGAAGATGACCCTCTTCTCGGAGGGTCTGTAATGAAGGTTTTTGTGAGGAATGTAATCCCAATTTTCGAAGAGTTGTTAGAAAGAGGAACGATAAAAAGAGAAAAATTGAGATTAAAGACGGCTTGGAATACTAGCGAATTCGGGTTGTATGATTTGAATAACAATGCCATCTTCTTTGTTGAGGACTTATGA
- a CDS encoding heparin lyase I family protein: protein MKLILIGLVLIMVSCSKNDGVAPENENRDGYLFEDGFETSGNDLSELFPNDGSRWSNLQQVDTNGGENEIDLESSIVSEGNNSLRIYARASDNTLSKADIEKAGFNAPEGSIVSISANFYIASTENIENLLLIDLECCSCWDPRVPDNQCPGIRLMMKDNDYLSIERGKILGSTIVQSEIAFPRNEWVNVVWELKLSQNNDGINKLFINNQEVLSESGMNMPNKSLFETEFANNGIDFELQEPLFYERFQIGATANPTPFDVELFIDDVKFEIME from the coding sequence ATGAAATTAATATTGATAGGGCTTGTTTTGATAATGGTATCATGTTCAAAGAATGATGGTGTAGCGCCCGAAAATGAGAATAGAGATGGATATTTATTTGAAGATGGATTTGAAACCTCAGGAAATGATTTGTCGGAATTGTTTCCAAATGATGGAAGCCGGTGGAGTAATTTGCAACAAGTTGATACCAATGGTGGAGAAAATGAGATAGATTTAGAAAGTAGTATAGTATCAGAGGGAAACAATTCTTTAAGAATCTATGCGAGAGCATCTGATAACACCCTATCAAAAGCGGACATAGAAAAGGCTGGGTTTAATGCGCCAGAAGGTTCAATAGTAAGTATTAGTGCAAACTTCTACATTGCTTCCACGGAAAATATAGAGAATCTGTTATTAATCGACCTGGAGTGTTGTTCTTGTTGGGACCCAAGAGTACCAGATAATCAATGTCCCGGAATAAGATTAATGATGAAGGATAATGACTATTTATCTATAGAAAGAGGTAAAATTTTAGGCTCAACTATTGTACAATCTGAAATTGCTTTTCCAAGAAATGAGTGGGTAAATGTAGTTTGGGAATTGAAATTATCTCAAAATAACGATGGTATAAATAAACTCTTCATTAATAATCAAGAAGTTTTATCCGAAAGCGGTATGAATATGCCAAATAAAAGTCTCTTTGAAACTGAATTTGCTAACAATGGAATTGACTTTGAACTGCAGGAACCTTTATTCTATGAAAGATTCCAAATTGGAGCAACTGCAAATCCAACACCCTTCGATGTAGAATTATTTATCGATGATGTGAAATTTGAAATAATGGAATAA
- a CDS encoding DNA alkylation repair protein encodes MDIELSSKANNINSQISQNTKLGDLRKIDREIKKDHDLAMELWSTAKFLSRQLAILIMDKKLLTQELIDKLDSDIQEHEFEEGNQLIDWLTANQLSKDKKMVSIIASWQNSTSKLQRRVFWYYQARLRWTGNTNHPNTKDLLTTVESNMANEEPEVQWAMNFTVCQIGVWDEKYRKQCIAIGEKIRLYKDEPVPKNCTPDYIPDFIPIEVAKLNKK; translated from the coding sequence ATGGATATAGAACTATCATCAAAAGCTAATAACATTAATTCTCAAATCAGCCAGAACACCAAGCTGGGGGATCTTCGAAAAATCGACAGAGAAATAAAAAAGGACCATGATTTAGCCATGGAGCTTTGGTCTACAGCTAAGTTTTTATCCCGTCAATTAGCTATTTTAATCATGGACAAAAAGCTTCTGACTCAAGAATTGATTGACAAACTAGACAGTGATATTCAAGAACATGAATTTGAAGAAGGAAATCAGTTAATTGATTGGTTGACGGCAAATCAGTTAAGTAAAGACAAGAAAATGGTCTCAATTATAGCGTCTTGGCAAAACAGTACTTCGAAGCTTCAAAGAAGAGTTTTTTGGTATTATCAAGCGAGATTAAGGTGGACAGGGAATACAAATCACCCCAATACTAAGGATTTATTAACGACTGTAGAATCAAATATGGCAAATGAAGAACCTGAAGTGCAATGGGCAATGAATTTTACAGTATGTCAAATAGGTGTCTGGGATGAAAAGTATCGAAAACAATGTATTGCAATTGGTGAAAAAATTAGGTTGTATAAAGACGAACCCGTTCCAAAAAATTGCACTCCTGACTATATACCGGATTTTATACCAATAGAAGTTGCCAAATTGAATAAGAAATAA
- a CDS encoding ABC transporter permease, which translates to MQNLNWLLKMAWRDSRRNRSRLFLFMSSIVLGIAALVAINSFGDNLTEQINSEAKELLGADVELESRSPFPDSLYQFLQDENLQLSEERAFASMVYFPKNGGTRLINVRAVEANYPFYGAIETTPFESAENYNNSQKALVDQSLMLQFNMNPDDSVRIGNYVFSIAGEINKTPGQSAITTTVAPPVFIPFSRLEETGLMQKGSRINYKLYVKFPDGVDDQKYFNEVLKPRLEKEEIRFDDVEERKEELGDAYSDLTGFLNLTAFIALLLGCIGVASSVQVYVKEKVKSVAILRCLGASSLQGMWIFLIQIAVIGLIGSVIGALIGSSIQYFLPQLFADFLPFEIELTFSYSSFFQGILIGLLASILFALVPLLQIRKVSPLNVLRSLGWGKTSKASRFVYLLVIIFVFGFSYLQLDSLQEAGVFTASLLLAALILMGVSRAIIWAVRKYLPEKAAFTTRQGLANLYRPNNQTLILVVTIGLGTALITTLMLSQDLLLDKVKLSSSDNQPNMVLFDIQSDQVDEVINITEKDSLPVISEVPIVTMKLHSLKGESVDAIREDTTAGVRNWVLRREYRVTYRDNLIDSETLLAGEWKGKVENPSDSIFISLEDGLAEDMKVGLGDPLTFNVQGALIQCYVGSIREIDWQRVQTNFLVVFPEGVLEEAPKFHVLLTRYEEVETSAKYQQKVVSQFPNISIIDLDLILKTVDEVLGKISFVIQFMAFFSIITGVIVLIGAVNISKFQRMQEAVLLRTIGASRKQIVRINFMEYFFLGSIASLTGIIIAILSAWGLAYFSFETVFVPNLLAVLITYVAITALTVFIGLINSRSVVNKPPLEILRKEV; encoded by the coding sequence ATGCAAAATTTAAACTGGTTACTGAAAATGGCTTGGCGCGACAGTCGCAGAAATCGCTCGCGTCTATTTCTGTTTATGAGCAGTATCGTGCTCGGCATTGCGGCTTTAGTAGCCATCAATTCATTTGGAGATAATCTCACCGAGCAAATTAATTCTGAAGCCAAAGAACTTTTAGGCGCTGATGTAGAGCTAGAAAGTAGGAGTCCTTTTCCTGATTCTCTTTATCAGTTTTTACAAGATGAAAACCTTCAGCTTTCTGAGGAAAGAGCTTTTGCCAGTATGGTCTATTTTCCAAAAAATGGCGGGACAAGACTCATAAATGTTAGAGCAGTCGAAGCCAATTATCCATTTTATGGAGCGATTGAAACCACTCCTTTTGAATCCGCAGAAAACTATAACAATAGCCAGAAAGCATTGGTAGATCAATCATTGATGTTGCAGTTTAATATGAACCCTGATGATTCGGTTAGGATAGGAAATTATGTGTTTTCCATTGCAGGTGAAATCAATAAAACGCCTGGACAATCTGCCATTACCACTACAGTTGCTCCGCCTGTATTTATTCCCTTTTCCAGGTTGGAAGAAACCGGATTAATGCAAAAGGGAAGTCGAATCAATTATAAACTCTATGTGAAATTTCCTGATGGCGTTGATGATCAAAAGTATTTTAACGAGGTCTTAAAACCCCGTTTGGAAAAAGAAGAAATCCGCTTTGATGATGTAGAGGAGCGAAAAGAAGAATTAGGAGACGCTTATTCTGACCTCACCGGATTTCTTAATTTAACAGCATTTATTGCCCTGCTTTTGGGCTGTATAGGAGTGGCCAGCTCAGTGCAGGTTTATGTAAAAGAGAAGGTAAAATCAGTAGCCATTCTACGATGTTTAGGTGCTTCTTCTTTACAAGGCATGTGGATATTCCTCATTCAAATTGCAGTCATAGGATTGATAGGCTCAGTGATTGGAGCCTTGATAGGAAGCAGTATCCAATATTTCTTACCCCAATTATTTGCTGATTTTTTACCATTTGAAATTGAATTGACATTTAGTTATAGTTCTTTCTTTCAAGGGATTTTAATTGGCTTATTGGCTTCAATACTTTTTGCATTGGTTCCGCTTTTGCAGATCCGCAAAGTTTCTCCTTTAAATGTATTAAGAAGTTTGGGCTGGGGCAAAACCTCTAAAGCGAGTCGTTTTGTTTATTTATTAGTGATAATCTTCGTTTTCGGATTCTCCTATTTACAGCTTGATTCCCTTCAGGAAGCGGGAGTTTTCACTGCATCATTGCTATTGGCCGCCCTAATCTTGATGGGCGTGAGTAGAGCTATCATTTGGGCAGTAAGAAAGTATCTCCCAGAAAAAGCGGCATTCACCACCCGACAAGGCTTGGCCAATTTATATAGACCCAATAATCAGACTTTAATACTGGTAGTGACCATTGGATTGGGCACGGCCTTAATCACTACACTGATGTTGAGCCAAGATTTGCTATTGGATAAAGTAAAACTGAGCAGTAGCGATAATCAGCCTAATATGGTGCTCTTCGATATTCAGAGTGATCAAGTGGATGAGGTAATCAATATTACCGAAAAGGACAGTTTGCCTGTCATATCAGAAGTGCCGATAGTCACCATGAAACTTCATAGTTTAAAAGGAGAATCTGTTGACGCAATTAGAGAAGATACTACGGCAGGAGTCCGAAATTGGGTGTTGAGAAGAGAATATCGAGTAACTTACCGGGACAATCTAATTGATTCGGAAACCCTTTTAGCGGGAGAATGGAAAGGAAAAGTAGAGAATCCGAGTGATTCCATATTTATTTCACTTGAAGATGGCTTAGCAGAAGATATGAAAGTTGGTCTGGGTGATCCGCTTACTTTTAATGTGCAAGGAGCATTAATCCAATGCTATGTTGGGAGCATTCGAGAGATTGATTGGCAAAGAGTGCAAACCAACTTCTTGGTAGTTTTCCCGGAAGGGGTTCTAGAAGAAGCACCAAAATTCCATGTCTTATTAACGCGCTATGAAGAAGTTGAAACCTCTGCGAAATACCAACAAAAGGTAGTCAGTCAGTTCCCCAATATCTCCATCATTGATTTGGATTTGATCTTGAAAACTGTGGATGAAGTCTTAGGTAAAATTTCCTTTGTGATTCAGTTTATGGCTTTCTTTAGCATCATTACCGGTGTGATCGTATTAATTGGAGCAGTAAATATCAGTAAATTCCAACGAATGCAGGAAGCTGTTCTGCTGAGAACGATAGGGGCAAGCCGAAAACAAATCGTACGTATCAACTTTATGGAATATTTCTTTCTGGGAAGTATTGCGAGTTTGACAGGCATCATCATCGCCATTTTATCTGCTTGGGGACTGGCTTATTTTAGTTTTGAAACTGTTTTTGTTCCCAATCTTTTGGCCGTGCTAATTACTTATGTTGCTATTACTGCATTAACCGTATTTATAGGTTTAATAAATAGCCGATCAGTAGTGAATAAGCCGCCTTTGGAAATATTGAGGAAAGAGGTTTAG
- a CDS encoding ABC transporter ATP-binding protein, with protein sequence MNQILAVQDLSKTYQSGEKSLTVLSDINFEIKAGSSCAIIGPSGSGKTTLLGLCAGLDEAGSGSVTLDGKQLEKLTEDERAAVRNASVGFIFQSFNLLPTLTALENVMVPLELLGKKNVKPIAVDLLEKVGLGDRMHHYASQLSGGEQQRVSIARAFANQPKILFADEPTGNLDQETGDTIEALIFDLNKELGTTLVLVTHDQELAKRTDRVLQLKGGKLIKDSANLTSQEA encoded by the coding sequence ATGAATCAAATTTTAGCAGTCCAAGATCTAAGCAAGACCTATCAATCAGGGGAAAAGTCCTTAACCGTACTTTCAGACATAAATTTTGAAATAAAAGCAGGCAGTAGTTGCGCTATAATCGGACCTTCCGGTAGTGGCAAAACTACCTTATTAGGACTATGCGCGGGACTAGATGAAGCAGGATCGGGTTCTGTTACACTTGATGGAAAACAGTTGGAAAAACTTACGGAAGATGAAAGAGCGGCTGTTCGAAATGCTTCTGTCGGATTTATTTTTCAAAGCTTTAATTTACTGCCCACTCTCACAGCTTTGGAAAATGTGATGGTTCCGTTGGAACTATTGGGAAAGAAAAATGTAAAACCCATAGCAGTAGATTTACTAGAAAAAGTAGGCTTGGGAGATCGAATGCATCATTATGCCTCTCAACTTTCAGGTGGAGAACAGCAAAGGGTATCCATTGCAAGAGCATTTGCCAACCAACCAAAAATCTTATTTGCCGATGAGCCAACCGGTAATTTAGATCAAGAGACAGGCGACACCATTGAAGCTCTGATTTTTGATTTGAATAAAGAATTAGGCACCACCTTGGTTTTAGTGACCCATGATCAAGAGCTGGCAAAAAGAACTGACCGCGTACTACAGCTCAAAGGCGGAAAGCTGATTAAAGATTCTGCCAACTTAACATCTCAAGAAGCATAA